The following is a genomic window from Bradysia coprophila strain Holo2 chromosome IV unlocalized genomic scaffold, BU_Bcop_v1 contig_5, whole genome shotgun sequence.
GCTATGTAAGTTCTCCATTCGCATAGGATAGGTAGTAAAAAGATTCTCTGGACTATACCGAATGCAAAGCCAGGGGTCAGAcgtttcgaaataaaataaatgtaagATCCGATCCACCCTAATTGCCATTGTCAATcatcgaatctactacttccttTGTAACGACAAGTATCTGatgcgaaattttttattttatttattgcattGTATGTTTCACTACAATGTCTATAAAACAATATCAATGAAATGACTCTGTCCCAAAAACTATTGTTCAACCAGCAAGAATCCATTCACAACCTGTGTAGACAATGAAATTCtaacaagaaaacattttaattacgAAACATAATTAAATACATTTCAGCTGTGTACTGGTGGCTCAGTTACAGACTTAGTTCAAGGCTTACGCAGTCGTGGTGCTCAACTGAGTGAGAAGCAAATCTCCTACATATTACGCGAGACGATTCAAGCATTAATTTATTTGCATGAAAATCACTGTATGCACAGAGATATTAAAGGTAAAAACAGCGAAAAAAGAACAATGCTGCGGCGTTAcacttaaattaattaattctgCAACATGAACaatcacaaaaaatgatttacgaTGTCTGTAGGTCATAACATCTTATTAACGGAACAAGGCCATGTAAAATTGGTCGATTTCGGTGTGAGTTCTCATCTGGCTGCAACAATGGCACGAAGAAACACTAGCGTCGGTACACCGTATTGGATGAGTCCAGAGGTTATAGCTTGTGAACAGCAATTGGATCAATCATACGATTCGCGGTGCGATGTCTGGTCCATTGGCATTACAGCTATTGAATTGGCTGAAGGTGATCCACCGTTAAGTGACATTCATCCGATGAGAGCACTATTCCAGATACCACGAAATCCTCCGCCAAATCTCTCACGACCGGACGCTTTTTCGCCGGAACTGTCGAATTTTATAGCTGAATGTCTGGTCAAAGATTTCGAGCAGCGACCCTTCTCAAAAGATTTGTTAAAGCATCCGTTCTTGACACTGGTCACCAGTCAGATCGAACGAATTCGCGCAGAATTGAGCGTTGAAATTCAACGGCAACGTAAGAACGGTAGGTGTTTCAGACAGGCCGAGGCAACGACCAAGCACGGTAAATTGAAATCGGATCGAAAATCGAAGCCGCAACGAATGTACATGGACGATCTGGCGTCACTCGAAATACTCACGGAAGAAGCGATTGGGGAACAGCTTCAGAAACGATACGAATCCAATCAAATTTACACGTACATCGGTGACATCCTTGTGGCCGTTAATCCATTCATCGATTTGGGACTGTATAATGGCCAGCACCAGCTGCGTTATGCCGGCAAATCGAGATCGGAAAATCCACCACACATTTTTGCAGTTGCGGATGCTGCACACCAAGCTCTCGTGCACCAGAAACAGAACCAGGCGATCGTAATATCCGGAGAGAGTGGCAGCGGAAAGACTGAAAGCGCTAATCTGCTCCTCAAACAGTTAGTTTACCTTGGCAAGGCGCTGAATCAAAGCTTAGAAAATCGAATTCTCCAAGTGAATCCGATAATGGAAGCATTCGGCAATGCACGAACCGGCATCAATTCGAATAGTTCGAGATTCGGCAAATATCTGGATCTTACGATGACTAAATCAGGAAAAGTGACGGGTACGTGCacagtaaatttatgtaatctcAGCAATGCGATGAAGCACTCACTTGATTTCAGGTGCGCGAATTTCCGTTTATCTTTTGGAACAAAGCCGTGTCGTACAGCAAGCCGAGAGTGAAGGTAATTTTCATATCTTTTATTACCTCTACGATGGCCTGGACGTCGAAGGTAGACTGGGACAGTTTCATCTGGATCCGGCCTACCGAGTAAATCaccgatatttatcgaatgCAACCGATTCGAATTCGGAATCGAATTACGAGAAGTGGAAGCAGCTGAAGACGAGTTTTAGAGTGTTGGGATTTAAGGAAGAGGAGATCAATACGGTTATTCGAGTATTGGCCGCCATACTCAACCTGGGTGACCTTGAATTCGGCGAAGTAATTTCGAACGATAACACTGATAACAAAGCAAGAGTCGTCGATGTTGCACCGTTACATCGAGTCGCTCGTTTATTGGGAGTCGAAGCTATGGAACTTTTGGAAGCTTTAACTTCGAATTCGGTTGTGACCAGAGGAGAAACGATAACGAGAAATAATACGAAAACTGAAGCTATAGCAGCCCGTGATGCGATGGCAAAAGGATTGTATGGTCGTTTATTCGATTGGATGGTCAACCAGATCAATTTGTTGCTGGTTTTTAATCGGCCTAACAAGTAAGTGACTTATTGAcggagaaatgataacagatggcgctgtGCTGGGTGGAATCAAcgacatctgttatcatttctctgctttCTTAGACTGTGTTCTGAGTTCTGACTGACTCAACGATTGATCTTAACTTAAGCAACGAGCAACTGTCGGTCGGACTTTTGGACATATTTGGATTTGAGAATTTTCCTCGCAATTCGTTCGAACAAATTTGCATTAACATTGCGAACGAACAGATTCAATACTATTTCAATCAGCACATCTTTACGTGGGAACAACAGGTAAAGTGAGAAAATATGGTCGATATTAGGGTCGGACATTCACAGATctctcattttattttcgacattagGAGTACTTAACGGAAGGTATTCCTGTGGATTTGGTTGAATTTGCGGATAATCGACCGGTTTTGGATATGTTACTAAGCAGACCATTGGGTCTATTGGCATTGTTGGACGAAGAAAGTCGGTTTCCCCGTGCAACGGATAAGTCTTTTATTGGTAAGTTTCTGCAGAGAATTGGCTGCTAAAGCAGCTGATGAACGTTCAGCTTCACACAATTCTTTCTCAATCAGAAAAATGCCACAACAACATCAAGTCAAAGTATTACATTCGACCGAAATCGGATGCCATTTGCTTTGCAATTCATCATTTTGCCGGTCGTGTGGTCTATCACGCAGATGGTTTCttagaaaaaaatcgaaattttctacCATCTGAAGTGATCCAGCTGGTGCGTCAGAGTCAGTTCGATATGATACGGTTCATGTTTCAATGTCCGATCACAAAAACCGGTAATTTGTATTCAGCGCTACCGGATACAGCCGGATCACGACAAAACTTGCTGAAAGTTGATACCAAGGTTGGTGATTCGTTTTGTTGGTATTATATGTTGATCCATTGTATACTAACCGCTTACTAAATGTATGCTAATAGGAGCGGTATAACTCCAGAGGATTGGCTTCACAATCACGAGCTCAACAGACTGTTGCCACCTACTTCAGATATTCGTTGATGGATCTACTGCAGAAAATGGTAGCCGGATCACCTCAGTTTGTTaggtaaaattatttttttagtcgaaacaggtcaggtcaacctgatgATATTATCTGAACCGGTTTTGACTTGAATCGGTTTAGACCTGAATCGGAATCGGTTTCTCCTTGAATCGCTTTCGAACTGAATCGGTTTAGATTTGAATCGGTTGCGACTTGAATCGGTTTCGACTTTAATCGGTTTCGACCTGAACCAGTTTTGACCTGCACCTGAAGTACACACCATATCTCAACCAACCTGTTCCGAGCATTATAAGTCTGCGACCTTGATCCGCTCTGTCTTTTTACTGATCTGACGTTAAATCCCCATCTTCTAGGTGCATTAAACCGAACGACACCAAAGCATCGAAGACATTCGAATCGAGTAAAGTCATCAAACAGCTACGGTACACCGGCGTTTTGGAAACCATTCGCATACGGCAGCATGGCTTCAGCCATCGATACATTTTTGCCGATTTCCTGCAACGATACTGTTTCTTGGCATTCGGATTCGACGAGAAGATACAGGTTACGCGAGAAAATTGTCGCATGCTATTGTGTCGCTTGAAAATGGACGGTTGGGCATTGGGCAAGACGAAAGTGTTCCTCAAATACTATCACGTGGAATTCCtgggaaaattgtttgaagacCAGGTAGCACTGTTTAAACGGTTCGATGTGATCAGATGACTAACTGGACAATTTACTGTAGGTACGGAAAATTACGTTGGTACAGGCTTGCGTTCGACGTTGGCTGGCTAAATTACAAtacaaacgaaataaatttgaagcgGCTCGAAGTGCAGTCACGTTACAGCGACACATTAGAGGATGGTTGACCAGACGAAAGGTGCACGCACTACGAGAGCAGGCGAAAATTCAAAAGGCACTGATCGAACAGGCACGAATGAAGAGAGAACAAGAGGAACGAATAAGAATGGAAAAATTAGGTAGGTTGGACGACACTTAGTGAAGATGCAACTCCGGATTAACTTCCGCTTCTCGTAGCTGCTGAAAAGGTGAAAAAAGCTATCTCGAAGGCTAAACTGCCAAAGAAGACCACTTCCCATGAGGAGCCAAAGTTCGAAGATAAAGTTAACGTTTGGAGGAACaaggaaaatgtaaatgtCGAAAAGGCGGCGTCGATTATTCAAAACCGTAAGTTCAGTAACGTCGACAATGTTAGTTGATTCCCTCTAGCAAAACCCATTTCTCCCAAGATTTCCGAGCCTACACCATACGTAAGAATCGTTGGAGCCCCGAATTAGAATCGATGGCCAAGTCCATCGTCAACAAGTCCAAATCCCGCACGGAAGCCCAACGAATGCTCCAAAAGGAAGGCTTCAAATCCGACGAAATTGAACGAATCATAGCCAGATTCATGAAAGCACCGCGTCGACGAAATTCCACATCGAAAGATGCGTCCAATTCGCCGAGAAAAGCTCCACTCACACCGCGGGATCAACATGTCGATATGATTGGATTCTCACAGAAAGTAAGCGTTCTTGGCTCCGGTTCAGGCATTTGATGAGTGATTCAACATTGAAATTTTACGCTTTCAGGTGCACATGTTGAATCAAGATGTTCACAAGAATTTGCGTCGCAACAAGGGTGGCATTCGTTTAGATGACATCGAAAAACTATCGGAACATTACAGGAGACCGCCAGGATTCACTCTGATACCGAATTTGGTGGGAGTCGGTAAAAACAGCTCAAAGCAGCAAGCACAGCGAAAGAGCTCCTATTTCGATCACGTTCAAGAAGAGATGATGAGGTAAGTCCAGCAGATCAATTTCGGTTTAAGTTTGCCGTCACCTGTTACCATAATGTACATGCTCACATTCACGGAAAAGTAGCCAATCGTCCGATAGTGATGTCGAATT
Proteins encoded in this region:
- the LOC119071541 gene encoding myosin-IIIb-like isoform X6 encodes the protein MSTYIGLSQHIDFARLPTPGDRFELQDLIGEGTYGEVYSAKDKTTGKKVAIKILETIADNLEEIEEEYLVLRDLSIHPNLPSFVGIFLRKGACFEDDQLWFVMELCTGGSVTDLVQGLRSRGAQLSEKQISYILRETIQALIYLHENHCMHRDIKGHNILLTEQGHVKLVDFGVSSHLAATMARRNTSVGTPYWMSPEVIACEQQLDQSYDSRCDVWSIGITAIELAEGDPPLSDIHPMRALFQIPRNPPPNLSRPDAFSPELSNFIAECLVKDFEQRPFSKDLLKHPFLTLVTSQIERIRAELSVEIQRQRKNGRCFRQAEATTKHGKLKSDRKSKPQRMYMDDLASLEILTEEAIGEQLQKRYESNQIYTYIGDILVAVNPFIDLGLYNGQHQLRYAGKSRSENPPHIFAVADAAHQALVHQKQNQAIVISGESGSGKTESANLLLKQLVYLGKALNQSLENRILQVNPIMEAFGNARTGINSNSSRFGKYLDLTMTKSGKVTGARISVYLLEQSRVVQQAESEGNFHIFYYLYDGLDVEGRLGQFHLDPAYRVNHRYLSNATDSNSESNYEKWKQLKTSFRVLGFKEEEINTVIRVLAAILNLGDLEFGEVISNDNTDNKARVVDVAPLHRVARLLGVEAMELLEALTSNSVVTRGETITRNNTKTEAIAARDAMAKGLYGRLFDWMVNQINLLLVFNRPNNNEQLSVGLLDIFGFENFPRNSFEQICINIANEQIQYYFNQHIFTWEQQEYLTEGIPVDLVEFADNRPVLDMLLSRPLGLLALLDEESRFPRATDKSFIEKCHNNIKSKYYIRPKSDAICFAIHHFAGRVVYHADGFLEKNRNFLPSEVIQLVRQSQFDMIRFMFQCPITKTGNLYSALPDTAGSRQNLLKVDTKERYNSRGLASQSRAQQTVATYFRYSLMDLLQKMVAGSPQFVRCIKPNDTKASKTFESSKVIKQLRYTGVLETIRIRQHGFSHRYIFADFLQRYCFLAFGFDEKIQVTRENCRMLLCRLKMDGWALGKTKVFLKYYHVEFLGKLFEDQVRKITLVQACVRRWLAKLQYKRNKFEAARSAVTLQRHIRGWLTRRKVHALREQAKIQKALIEQARMKREQEERIRMEKLAAEKVKKAISKAKLPKKTTSHEEPKFEDKVNVWRNKENVNVEKAASIIQNHFRAYTIRKNRWSPELESMAKSIVNKSKSRTEAQRMLQKEGFKSDEIERIIARFMKAPRRRNSTSKDASNSPRKAPLTPRDQHVDMIGFSQKVHMLNQDVHKNLRRNKGGIRLDDIEKLSEHYRRPPGFTLIPNLVGVGKNSSKQQAQRKSSYFDHVQEEMMSQSSDSDVEFWDTPFYQKEQNMKEQQRRHSSTNEVSASRDDLIRSAAFSNNFLSPVWREALPKSNEKVKDVAQRKLESEITERKRANTVPAKYQCSAT
- the LOC119071541 gene encoding myosin-IIIb-like isoform X7 produces the protein MSTYIGLSQHIDFARLPTPGDRFELQDLIGEGTYGEVYSAKDKTTGKKVAIKILETIADNLEEIEEEYLVLRDLSIHPNLPSFVGIFLRKGACFEDDQLWFVMELCTGGSVTDLVQGLRSRGAQLSEKQISYILRETIQALIYLHENHCMHRDIKGHNILLTEQGHVKLVDFGVSSHLAATMARRNTSVGTPYWMSPEVIACEQQLDQSYDSRCDVWSIGITAIELAEGDPPLSDIHPMRALFQIPRNPPPNLSRPDAFSPELSNFIAECLVKDFEQRPFSKDLLKHPFLTLVTSQIERIRAELSVEIQRQRKNGRCFRQAEATTKHGKLKSDRKSKPQRMYMDDLASLEILTEEAIGEQLQKRYESNQIYTYIGDILVAVNPFIDLGLYNGQHQLRYAGKSRSENPPHIFAVADAAHQALVHQKQNQAIVISGESGSGKTESANLLLKQLVYLGKALNQSLENRILQVNPIMEAFGNARTGINSNSSRFGKYLDLTMTKSGKVTGARISVYLLEQSRVVQQAESEGNFHIFYYLYDGLDVEGRLGQFHLDPAYRVNHRYLSNATDSNSESNYEKWKQLKTSFRVLGFKEEEINTVIRVLAAILNLGDLEFGEVISNDNTDNKARVVDVAPLHRVARLLGVEAMELLEALTSNSVVTRGETITRNNTKTEAIAARDAMAKGLYGRLFDWMVNQINLLLVFNRPNNNEQLSVGLLDIFGFENFPRNSFEQICINIANEQIQYYFNQHIFTWEQQEYLTEGIPVDLVEFADNRPVLDMLLSRPLGLLALLDEESRFPRATDKSFIEKCHNNIKSKYYIRPKSDAICFAIHHFAGRVVYHADGFLEKNRNFLPSEVIQLVRQSQFDMIRFMFQCPITKTGNLYSALPDTAGSRQNLLKVDTKERYNSRGLASQSRAQQTVATYFRYSLMDLLQKMVAGSPQFVRCIKPNDTKASKTFESSKVIKQLRYTGVLETIRIRQHGFSHRYIFADFLQRYCFLAFGFDEKIQVTRENCRMLLCRLKMDGWALGKTKVFLKYYHVEFLGKLFEDQVRKITLVQACVRRWLAKLQYKRNKFEAARSAVTLQRHIRGWLTRRKVHALREQAKIQKALIEQARMKREQEERIRMEKLAAEKVKKAISKAKLPKKTTSHEEPKFEDKVNVWRNKENVNVEKAASIIQNHFRAYTIRKNRWSPELESMAKSIVNKSKSRTEAQRMLQKEGFKSDEIERIIARFMKAPRRRNSTSKDASNSPRKAPLTPRDQHVDMIGFSQKVHMLNQDVHKNLRRNKGGIRLDDIEKLSEHYRRPPGFTLIPNLVGVGKNSSKQQAQRKSSYFDHVQEEMMSQSSDSDVEFWDTPFYQKEQNMKEQQRRHSSTNEVSASRDDLIRSAAFSNNFLSPVWREALPKSNEKVKDVAQKRNHGKKKSK